ATTCGCATTAGTGTAGTTAGGGCGAGAGAGGGCAAATGACCTCTCTGACATGCTTTGTTTTATTAGAAAATAAGCTAAATTGAAGTACAATGTCAGTGAGGGGATCTACAATCATTAAGAAGATTGGCTTAGAAGCCTGTCAGGATGAGTCGACGAAAATGCTTTTCATGCCTAAGTCAATAAATGACTTGATAAAAAAACCCTTGTTTCCTGAGAGGAAGAAGTTCTAGAGTTAGTGTATGCTTCGAATGAATGGATGAAGTGCTTACCTTCCATTTTgaaccttgttttttttattttttttatttttttatggatcGAAGGTCATTCTTTCATTAAACGACCTTGCCACAAGTCACCTTTCGACTGGATTGCGTGTAGTTGTCAAAGAGTTTGGGTCACCGACTCTGACAACAAGTGTCCTTGATAACTTTTCCTATGTCACGAGCCAAGTAACATTAAATGCCAACTGCCACTGTAATGGTGGAAAGTCAGAGTGGTGCTCCCATACCTTTTCTGCTATAGTTTGGGTCACCGACTCTAACGAGTTGTCCCGATAACCTTTCCTATGTCATGAGCCAAGTAACATCAAATGCCAACTGCTACTGTAATGGAGGACAGTGAAAGTGGTCCTCCCATACCTTTTCCGTTGTAGATTATCCAAAAACCTGCTAGCACATCGAGACTTAAACCTTTTTAGGTGGAGAGAGTGATGAGTATTTCGTAGTATGGTATGAGTATGATCATTTGTGGCTGCCCGAAATGACATTGCCAAACCAATGCGAGTCTAGGTTGGTCAGCGCCCGAAATGGGATGCCTGGCTGGAGCCCGGGAGGATAAAATCTAGATGCATCAATTTTCAATATTACATGCCACGGCAATTCTACAACATTGCATTTGTCACAGGTGGGGGAGATTCACGGTTTTCTTCTTCCAGAATAACTTTGTTTGCTTTGATGCCATTCTCCTGCCTTTCCATGGAGCTCGGTGCTCTCTTTTAGGGTTGGAGGTAGACCCTTTTCCTCTTGAAAGACGTCTATTTTCTATTATGGTTTGGTCTGTTCAAGCTTTTTAAGTCTAAGCTTTTTGgcctaaatattattttcctacTTATTGGATTTTCTCTGTAACCAAACATGGTGTATGTAATCATTATCGAAAATTGAGTATTTATATAAAGAGTGCATGATCCCAGTGGAAACATGCGATCATATATACTCATGCATGTaccttttttagtttttcaccCTCAAGTTCCAATTGTCCTAATATATGAAATCCTCAGCTTGAGTGTACAATTTATTTCTagacttttgacaaaaatatacagaaaaactcttcaaaaaaaaaaaaaaaatcgaaagaaTGAGGGGGAAAATAGAGCTGATTACAATACATCATGCATAGGATTGCACTAGATCTTTCAAAGTCTTTTGAGGATGAGAACTACGTTCGATTCCTATATCCATTGCAGCCTCTTGAAAATTACTGATTAGCAGGTTAGGATCTGTACTCAAAATCTCTCAAAGCAAGAAATTCATGCTTCGAGACAGCCAGAAATCAACTTttggcagaaaaaaaaaaaaaaaaaatcctgtaTCACTTCGCGAATTCGGTAAAAAACACACACCTGGTGTGATGGGAATAATGGTCTTCCCTTGCTATATATGTACCAATGTGGTTTCTTTAACTCATTATGGAGACAACTCAAGTCACACAGCTGCACAAATAGCCCCTGAGACATGCaggaaaaattatataaacaaagaTGTCAGTATAAATAACCCTGTCCCTTTTGAGAGTAACAATATTTGGAAGTCAGAACCATAATTTAATAGAAAGTAAAAGCACCCAATCCAGAACGAAATCGAGCGAAAGCTCAActatatttataatttcttcAATCTTCATTATGTAAATGTGCATGTGCATGTGCATTTCCACCTTCAAGTTTCAACGAAAGGTTGCAATGGAGTAAAACAAGACACCATGTATCTTATTGTAAATAGAAACTATCTAAACATTGCATCTAAAAAGCTTCCCTTCAGCAggacacaagaaaaaaatatcttgtaaGACGCTATTCTGCGGCATGCAAGAACATATCAGGTATTCAAGTCTAAATAGAGACTAACTAGACATGGCATCTAAAACGCTTCCCTTCAGCAAAACTGTTGTATCACACCGGATCACCGGAACATGTGTAGCATCCAAGGGCGATGGGTGGGATTAGTGTTCAATTTTCCCCACAAACCCAAAATTTTTCCTTCATGCCAAAACTTTGGAGAAAGCCATATTCCCATGTGCTGGTATAAACTGAACAAATTCTTATTACCAGAAATGTGTatgaaaaatgaaacttttctGATTTTGCAATAAAAAGGTTGAGTCCTTTAAGCAAGAACCAACAGATGAGAAACAAATCATAGCATAAAACTAAACCCCTTTCACCATGCGCACTTGGCACACATACAAATCACTTTGAGTACAATGCCACACCCTTTGTTGCTCAGTTGCTCtcaattgtttctttctttagtGCAAAAATCATACTCTGTGGTAGGCTGGTAGCCCTGGTGGGTCACTCTGTGCATGCATACACAAGTTTGTGtgtgcgtgagagagagagagagagagagagacctgacGACCAGGAGCAGCAAAACTTCCCTTCATTAATGTGCTTCACATCAAGCCCAATAAACCATGATCCAGTGCTAACATCATCATGAGCATACATACGAAGACTAGATCTGGAGAACCAAAGAAAGACGTCAGTTCAATTCTGCGaagtgtgtctatatatatatttttttgataagtaatattgtatatcaAAAAAAGTGCAATGTGCCTCTAAGTATACAGATAGTATACATAGGAAAACCCGCAAAATCCCACAAAAAGAAGACCCTATACCAACCCTAAAAACCAAAGAGTCCTAAAGAATCTGATACCCCAAAACCCTCAAAAACCCTAACCTCAATAGGCAAACCTACATCACCTTGCCAATGACCCTATTCGAGCCGTGGCCTCTAgcctcaaaattaatggagcattccaaatttttgagctcTCTCTTCTCACGAAGtgtgtatatattaattaatcttactataaaagataaagaaaatacCTGTTTATTGAGATGAACTGAGCCAGTGTTTTTGAAATGACATATAACTCCCCAGAAGCATGTTGAAAGTATCTGCCCCATACAAGAAACAATTCTTTTGAGTAAATTGAAAAGGCAGGCATCAAAACATGGGAAATTAAGAGCGACCAGTTGCACTGCCTGAGTGAATGCATGCATATTAGGTTCTTGGGCATTACttagttttttaaaacaaagcaTCCAGCATCTACAGGTTACTTTTTTTACACAAATTGATTTGTGGGAATCACAGTAGTACTTTGCAACAGAATGCAACAATCAATTCATTAcatcattaataaattattctCAAGGGGAGGAcaaattttctccttttttttgttctttttaaatcTTTTGTGCACTTATACACCTTATAGAACAGTAAGAAAAGTTCTAGATACCAACCATTGCCTACTTCCACTCATCTTATCTCCACACAAATTTTAAGAGGGAATTGCAGGAAGGGGCTTGTTTcataataaagaagaaaagtattttgaaTATGCAGCCACAAAACAGATATCATAAAAGAGTTAAATATGTCTAGTTAAATCAAGTATACAATTGAGCTAGCCACTTTCTGGAAATTATAATATCAAACTTTACAGGCAAAAGGTAAAAACCAAACAATGCAATACTCACCCTTTTTTATCACCGAATTTCCACCAGTCTGGTTCATACCATATGTGGGTCCTACATTATTCAGGCAATATACGGAAGAAAAGATAAACTTAAAACCATAATAATACACCATTCTGCCATCAAATAAACATTTTAATTGAACTCACGGCTCAGAAAAAACTTCGCCTGATTTCATACACCCAATATAAAGACGAGGCTCATCCAGATGTGTAGTTAGCATTGCTCCCAGGGCATCTGTATAACAAAGGATAAGCCAAAAGGATCAGCATAGACTACTCCAACAATCTGTTTAGGCATAGAGACTTCAAGTTCTCTTAAATGAAGAAGGGCTAGCTCTTGCTTTTTTCTTATTGCTTATTACTTCTTTTTCTAACTCATCTTAATTTTTCATGCAACTATTCTCCCACAGCCTACAAGGTTTTCTCTCTTGCAAACCAGAAAAATTTTGTGCAGGTCTGACACAGTGCTAGAGGGAGACACTACTTTGTCGATTGCCAGAAAGATTAAGGACATACCAATGTTAACATACACATCATCATTGACCTTAGCATAAAACTCAGCATCCCAATTCTCTACTGcatgaataaaaaatgatttcgTATTTCTTGGAAGCTCCTCAGGTGGCTCCCCTTGACCTTCCTGTAGGGCAGATAGACAAAAGAAGTAACATACTAATATTGACTTCTAGTTTGAATTCCTACAAACAAACGGCTACCTACCAACTTCACCATTAACAAGTGATAATGAACTAACAACATAGCATGTGTTCAAATTTTGATCTGGGATCATGGTAGAAGAATAGGAAATACGAACAAACAAAGAGCACAGATATACACTTATAAGATAACAGGTCCCAATAACTGGTGTAGGATGTTAGCTGCAGATAAATATAAAACCAACTCTCTtagaaaagcttaaaaattttaaaactacttTTCAGACCTgttgaacttttaaaattttagaccTCTGCATGGGAAAAACATATAAACTCTAAACCCAACTAAATATTGTTAAGATAAATTCAGCAAACACTTTAAACATACAAGAATGATGAAATCGTTGGTCTGCCTATTTTCGTCGTCAATTTGTTTGTCCAGACTGTCTCCACGATTTGCACTGCAAGATATATAAACTTGACTAAACTAAGAACCTTAgacaattcttttaaaaattgttgaaTTGTCAAAACAAAGACCTTCTTCCTATTACAAATCGCACAATGATGCCCTTTTCATCTGCCAATTTTTCTAGAGCTGCACCTGCATATATTGTACTTCCCAGTTAAGTACCATCCAGGTATAAAATTCTGAAATTAGCAGTACAAGATACTCATAGAAGTGATGGATTTTGAAAAGAGAGTCACAGAAACAGAATATATCTATATACCATTATAAAATCCTCATATATCCTAGTGAACCAGAAGAAGTCATTTATCTAAAAAGAACcagcataaatttatttttaggcCTCAATATGATTTGTGGCTGGCCACTTATGTATCGTGCGACTAAGGTAATCCATAACACCCTTGAAACAGGAAAAACATCGCAATAGGGGTAGTCAAATCCAAGTCAAACCAATCACAGTAAAATATCTTGTAACAGAGCCCCAACAACCTCATcagccaaaataaaaaataggggaTTACAACAAGCCCAAAAGGCACCATCTTGACAGCCAATATAGTTTTTTGACATTTCATGGTTAGACATGCCAAAATAGCTAGGTGTATAACTGAGTATGGTCCCTTTGTGCAAAAGATTCATTCTGTGCATAGATTTGTAAGAAAATTGCTGTTCACGCTCAATCTTCAGGAACTAATTATAATTCATCTTGTAACTGTTGCTCCACCAGTCATGCAGATTTAATTCAAACATAAGAAATTAATGTTATTTCATCACCTACTTTTCCACCAACTTCATCCACCCCCCAAGTTGGTTTATCTCATCATATTCGAACCCATTTAGTTCACTAGGCTATTAGTGAAATGTTTTGAATTTACGGCATtgaatatgttattatttatacttCACTCATACTAAACGAGGGAAAGAATATACTAAAGAACAGTTACCAGTTGGCATCCATGCCTTGCGAATagcatctctctttttctttccgCCAAATGTTGTAATAATTCCTATGACAGCCAAAATCTTTTTCTTAGATCGAGTCCCATCAATTTTTGACAACTGCTTTGGAACAAAACCCCCCTGTCTAGCTGCAGCCAGGTCCATCTCAAGGTTTGACAGCTTCTTCTGCTGTTCCCTAGAAAGTAAAAAGAATGGTACCATAAGCTTGAGATCATAGTTTGTCGAATTTGCTGGATAGCTAGAATCAAATTACCTGCAGCCTATACGTTTTAGTGTATCGTCAACAGATATGGCAGATTGACCCTGAAAATGCATGACAATTTGGTTCCTTAATATTTCTCATGGATacaacaaccaaacaaaaccttGCAAATAGAGGAAACACAGTGCAGCATTATGAGAAACAACATTTTGGGCCAAGAATTAGTGACTTGGCAAACCAAAACAACCCTTTATACTCCTACCTACGGTCCATCAACTAAATATTGCATCATCAAAAACAACACCAGGCAATGCTGGCTGTGCATAAGGCCGCATGGGATCCGATCATTTGGTACTGTCAATTACTCGACTATTGCATCCTATTAGAACCGAATTACTCCATTGTGCTTTTTACAAATc
This genomic interval from Corylus avellana chromosome ca3, CavTom2PMs-1.0 contains the following:
- the LOC132175443 gene encoding hydroxyproline O-galactosyltransferase HPGT1-like, encoding MHPRAPPKRSSVSSFESRVSVLLLAMFATMATVYVAGRLWQDAQTRAYLIQELDKRNGQGQSAISVDDTLKRIGCREQQKKLSNLEMDLAAARQGGFVPKQLSKIDGTRSKKKILAVIGIITTFGGKKKRDAIRKAWMPTGAALEKLADEKGIIVRFVIGRSANRGDSLDKQIDDENRQTNDFIILEGQGEPPEELPRNTKSFFIHAVENWDAEFYAKVNDDVYVNIDALGAMLTTHLDEPRLYIGCMKSGEVFSEPTHIWYEPDWWKFGDKKGYFQHASGELYVISKTLAQFISINRSSLRMYAHDDVSTGSWFIGLDVKHINEGKFCCSWSSGAICAAV